A genomic window from Zerene cesonia ecotype Mississippi unplaced genomic scaffold, Zerene_cesonia_1.1 Zces_u008, whole genome shotgun sequence includes:
- the LOC119839080 gene encoding Bardet-Biedl syndrome 5 protein homolog, with the protein MSKNKKGIVWEDREVLFDLPFEYLKLRSGEKIFDRIEPIEDTKGNCGVKGRMIVTNLRVIWHSLSSPRINLSIGLNCFISTSTKTVTSGLRGSTQALHVQAGFKKNRYEFVFTNLSPNCVRHYTTVIAVHKAYAGSRLYRDLKLRSAIIHNKQLRILSLEKICLSESGIWNLSSESGNLGTMVVSNIRIVWYADINEAFNVSMPYITIESITIRDSKFGDALVIHVRPTSGGYVLGFKADPKGRLPALLAELQALHQAYTERPVFGVEMNWNHEEPRPLNEDIEELEEIGEPRGEMGPTLYLASHLAQNNEESSNQPVYSPYLGLAIEPLKEGITLKSLFEVQTAN; encoded by the exons AtgtccaaaaataaaaaaggtatagTGTGGGAAGACCGCGAAGTGCTATTCGATTTGCCATTTga ATACTTGAAACTGCGCTCCGGCGAAAAGATTTTCGATAGAATCGAACCGATAGAAGATACGAAAGGTAACTGCGGGGTCAAAGGTCGAATGATAGTAACAAACCTAAGGGTGATATGGCATTCCTTATCATCACCTAGGATTAATCTAT CTATCGGTTTAAACTGTTTCATATCCACAAGTACAAAAACCGTTACCTCCGGCCTTCGCGGCAGCACCCAGGCGCTGCACGTGCAAGCTGGGTTCAAGAAGAATAGATACGAATTTGTCTTTACAAATTTGTCTCCTAACTGCGTACGCCATTACACCACTGTGATTGCCGTTCATAA AGCTTATGCGGGATCAAGGCTTTATCGTGACTTAAAACTTCGAAGCGCAATAATTCATAACAAACAGTTACGCATTCTATCCCTAGAAAAG ATATGCCTTAGTGAGTCTGGAATTTGGAATTTATCAAGTGAATCAGGCAATTTGGGTACGATGGTGGTAAGCAATATCAGGATTGTGTGGTACGCGGATATAAATGAAGCTTTTAATGTCTCCATGCCGTACATAACAATCGAAAGT ATTACAATTCGAGACTCAAAATTCGGCGACGCCCTAGTGATCCATGTACGCCCTACATCCGGGGGCTATGTGCTAGGCTTTAAGGCTGATCCTAAGGGGAGACTTCCCGCACTTCTGGCTGAGCTGCAGGCATTGCATCAAGCGTATACAGAAAGACCAGTCTTTGGCGTTGAAATGAATTGGAATCATGAG GAGCCACGACCCTTGAATGAAGATATTGAAGAATTGGAAGAAATAGGGGAACCGCGGGGAGAAATGGGACCTACTCTTTATTTAGCTTCACACTTAGCTCAAAACAATGAAGAGTCAAGTAATCAACCAGTATATAGTCCTTATTTGGGACTGGCAATCGAACCCTTGAAAGAAGGAATTACTTTGAAAAGCTTATTCGAAGTTCAAACggcaaattga
- the LOC119839138 gene encoding uncharacterized protein LOC119839138, with amino-acid sequence MSNTFSIYVKHLSNVYVVVCCVQIICCFTNMNKENNRSAAGLRRSAVAERLRLREEWLALKGVDDVNKQNRFLVKKPINVRTNKQPHNSKLPSKPKNYTNTITSDALRGVVAYVDVGAESRALALRAALMALGASVVPAWNPLVTHLIWTQGGCRKIRARGRALACQLVSPLWVEACAAEARRLPERLFPAPTRPSDLPSPATLRQLLKKAEHDNIPLADLLSDSRDSDEGKPARLRISSETENSLEKSKKLDESTDRSLNNSKDKSCDKSTDQDKRVNTAPRRALPVTPTSPPRTKSRRKLFTHKEAEFITDDGDKETPTPGRPKTIQLTQRGRKELVHAERIARKLVTSHRKQTQIQTQKPMRTHKYVPRIVLTGMSKSERREVCNALRTLNAKIQSQVNRKTTHVLLGSCREPIQDLSMCNQCNKPEDILEKLFSNINVMVEDHCNNGVNVASGTKVVCKNISGVNVLCDTSNCGRNNDSGNGDFVVNQLSADGGDENVEGNSVMCSAEAVNTIKPRTVNALLGAARGCRVLCGRWALDCAKEGRWLPHFGYEVPHLLKISQKARVERSALGRMRSEYAYDVFGGIKVHIQPSAFQKPAITQLLTLCGAVIQDGGSDVTIGTAEGEVSSKWVFDSVAAGRMRTTRRYVNKNIPTEVVNLTQDCV; translated from the exons atgtcGAATACGTTcagtatttatgtaaaacatcTGTCTAATGTGTATGTTGTTGTGTGTTGTGTACAAATTATATGTTGCTTTACCAATATGAATAAAGAGAATAATAGAAGTGCTGCTGGATTG AGACGCTCAGCTGTTGCTGAAAGATTAAGGCTCCGTGAAGAATGGCTGGCATTAAAGGGTGTGGATGATGTGAACAAGCAAAACAGATTCTTGGTCAAGAAACCAATAAATGTACGGACAAATAAACAACCTCACAATAGTAAA ttaCCATCAAAACCCAAAAATTATACGAACACAATAACAAGTGATGCCCTACGTGGTGTGGTGGCTTACGTGGACGTGGGGGCGGAGTCTCGAGCGCTAGCTCTCAGGGCCGCTTTGATGGCGCTGGGAGCTTCAGTGGTGCCCGCATGGAACCCCCTAGTTACACATCTTATCTGGACGCAGG GGGGTTGTCGTAAAATCCGTGCTCGGGGCAGAGCTCTAGCCTGCCAGCTGGTCTCGCCCTTGTGGGTGGAAGCCTGCGCGGCAGAGGCTCGACGCTTGCCCGAGAGACTATTCCCAGCGCCAACTAGGCCCTCGGACTTGCCCTCGCCGGCTACGCTGCGGCAATTGTTG AAAAAGGCAGAACATGACAACATCCCTCTAGCAGACCTTCTATCAGACAGTAGAGATAGTGATGAAGGAAAACCTGCACGACTAAGGATATCTAGTGAGACTGAAAATAGTCTAGAAAAAAGCAAAAAGCTAGACGAGTCGACCGATCGGTCGCTAAACAACTCCAAAGACAAATCTTGTGATAAATCGACGGATCA AGATAAACGTGTAAACACAGCGCCACGTAGAGCTCTCCCCGTCACGCCCACTTCCCCTCCGCGGACTAAATCTAGAAGGAAGTTGTTCACCCACAAGGAAGCTGAATTCATCACCGATGATGGTGATAAag AAACCCCAACACCCGGAAGACCGAAAACGATACAACTCACCCAGCGAGGTAGGAAGGAGCTCGTGCACGCTGAACGGATCGCAAGGAAGCTTGTGACGTCACATAGGAAACAGACACAGATACAGACACAAAAACCAATGCGGACACACAAATATGTCCCAAGAATT GTACTAACAGGCATGTCGAAATCAGAGCGGCGCGAAGTGTGCAATGCATTACGGACTCTCAATGCTAAAATACAATCGCAAGTCAACAGAAAAACAACCCATGTGCTACTCGGATCTTGCAGAGAGCCCATACAAGATCTGTCCATGTGCAACCAGTGCAATAAGCCCGAGGATATATTGGAGAAACTGTTTTCTAACATTAATGTGATGGTCGAAGATCATTGTAATAATGGTGTTAATGTGGCATCCGGTACGAAAGTGGTTTGCAAGAACATAAGTGGCGTTAATGTGTTGTGTGATACGTCGAATTGTGGGAGAAATAATGACAGTGGTAACGGAGATTTTGTGGTGAACCAACTTAGTGCAGATGGTGGTGATGAGAATGTGGAAGGGAATAGTGTTATGTGTAGTGCTGAAGCTGTGAATACAATTAAACCAAG AACGGTAAACGCGTTGCTCGGAGCGGCGCGCGGCTGCCGCGTGCTGTGCGGCCGCTGGGCGCTCGACTGTGCAAAAGAGGGGAGATGGTTGCCGCACTTCGGCTATGAAGTGCCACATTTGTTGAAGATCTCGCAG AAAGCCCGCGTAGAACGCTCAGCATTAGGTCGGATGCGTTCAGAATACGCGTACGACGTTTTCGGCGGCATAAAAGTCCACATACAACCTAGCGCGTTCCAAAAACCCGCCATAACTCAACTCTTGACACTCTGTGGCGCAGTAATACAAGATGGCGGTAGTGACGTCACAATAGGCACGGCGGAGGGCGAAGTCAGCTCGAAATGGGTTTTTGACAGCGTAGCCGCTGGTAGAATGAGAACAACTAGACGatatgtcaataaaaatattccgaCCGAGGTTGTTAATTTGACTCAAGATTGTGTTTAA